One genomic window of Mus musculus strain C57BL/6J chromosome 4, GRCm38.p6 C57BL/6J includes the following:
- the Pank4 gene encoding 4'-phosphopantetheine phosphatase isoform X1, producing MSTSPELCPTQRARSGTFDLLEMDRLERPLVNLPLLLDPSSYVPDTVDLTDDALARQYWLTCFEEALDGVVKRAVASQPESMDAVERAEKFRQKYWGKLQTLRHQPFAYGTLTVRSLLDTREHCLNEFNFPDPYSKVKQKENGLALKCFQSVTRSLDSLGWEERQLALVKGLLAGNVFDWGAKAVSDVLESDPQFGFEEAKRKLQERPWLVDSYTKWLQRLKGPPHKCALIFADNSGIDIILGVFPFVRELLFRGTEVILACNSGPALNDVTYSESLIVAERIAAMDPIICTALREDRLLLVQTGSSSPCLDLSRLDKGLAVLVRERGADLVVIEGMGRAIHTNYHALLRCESLKLAVVKNAWLAERLGGQLFSVIFKYEVPTK from the exons TTTGACCTGCTGGAAATGGACCGGCTGGAGAGGCCCCTGGTCAACCTGCCCCTCCTCCTGGACCCGTCCTCCTATGTGCCTGACACAGTAGACCTCACTGATGATGCTCTGGCCCGTCAGTACTGGCTCACGTGCTTTGAGGAGGCCCTGGATGGG GTGGTGAAGCGAGCTgtggccagccagccagagtccATGGATGCAGTTGAGAGGGCAGAGAAATTCCGGCAGAAATACTGGGGCAAACTGCAGACCCTCCGGCACCAGCCCTT TGCTTATGGGACACTGACTGTGCGCAGCCTGTTGGACACAAGAGAACACTGTTTGAATGAATTCAACTTCCCAGATCCCTACTCCAAG GTGAAGCAGAAAGAAAACGGCCTCGCACTAAAATGCTTTCAGAGCGTGACGCGCTCGCTGGACTCACTAGGCTGGGAAGAGCGGCAGCTGGCCCTGGTGAAGGGGCTCTTAGCTGGGAATGTCTTTGACTGGGGAGCCAAGGCTGTGTCTGA TGTCCTGGAATCGGACCCCCAGTTTGGGTTtgaagaagcaaagagaaaattgCAAG AACGGCCCTGGCTCGTGGATTCCTACACCAAGTGGCTCCAGAGGTTAAAG GGGCCCCCTCATAAATGTGCCTTAATTTTCGCAGATAACAGTGGAATAGACATCATTTTGGGAGTCTTCCCCTTTGTCAGGGAGCTACTCTTTAGAGGGACAGAG GTCATCTTGGCATGCAACTCAGGCCCTGCCCTGAACGATGTGACCTACAGTGAGTCTCTCATTGTGGCAGAACGCATTGCAGCCATGGACCCCATCATCTG CACTGCTCTGAGAGAAGATAGGCTGCTGCTGGTGCAGACCGGTTCCAGCTCTCCATGCCTAGACCTCAG CCGTCTAGACAAGGGACTGGCTGTGCTGGTGCGAGAGCGTGGTGCCGACCTGGTCGTCATCGAGGGAATGGGCCGTGCCATCCACACCAACTACCATGCATTGCTGCGCTGCGAGAGTCTGAAGCTGGCAGTGGTAAAGAACGCTTGGCTGGCAGAGCGTCTAGGTGGCCAGCTCTTCAGTGTCATCTTCAAGTACGAGGTTCCTACCAAGTGA